The following coding sequences lie in one Synechococcus sp. CC9902 genomic window:
- the bioD gene encoding dethiobiotin synthase: MTSPSRRIVVCGTDTDVGKTVVSAWLVQGLEASYWKPIQSGLDGGGDRERVRNLLDLPPQRLLPEAFAFSQPVSPHWAAELDQSPLVPEQLTIPPCDGALVVETAGGLMVPLTRQLLQIDQLQHWGLPIVLVARSGLGTLNHTLLSLEALRHRNLPVLGLILNGPHHSDNPTTLETFGGIPVLAQLPPLHPLNRDALQQQWQDQRLSPKFQELLDRTSR, translated from the coding sequence ATGACGTCCCCATCGCGTCGCATCGTGGTTTGCGGAACCGACACCGATGTCGGTAAGACCGTGGTGAGCGCATGGCTCGTGCAAGGCCTTGAGGCCAGCTATTGGAAACCAATCCAAAGCGGTTTAGACGGCGGCGGAGATCGCGAACGGGTCCGCAACCTGCTTGACCTTCCCCCGCAGCGACTGCTCCCTGAAGCGTTTGCCTTCAGCCAGCCGGTGTCGCCGCATTGGGCCGCCGAGCTCGATCAAAGCCCACTCGTGCCAGAACAATTGACCATCCCACCTTGCGATGGTGCGCTTGTGGTGGAAACGGCAGGGGGCTTAATGGTTCCGCTCACACGGCAGCTCCTACAAATCGACCAGTTGCAACATTGGGGCTTACCCATCGTCCTTGTAGCGCGCAGCGGCCTCGGAACGTTGAACCACACCTTGCTGAGCCTGGAAGCCCTCCGACACCGCAATCTTCCGGTTCTTGGACTGATCCTGAATGGACCGCACCACAGCGACAATCCCACCACCTTGGAAACGTTTGGCGGCATTCCCGTGCTGGCCCAACTCCCCCCGCTTCATCCCCTCAACCGGGATGCACTTCAACAGCAATGGCAGGACCAACGGCTCAGCCCTAAGTTTCAGGAATTGTTGGATCGGACATCGCGTTGA
- a CDS encoding methyltransferase domain-containing protein — protein sequence MDRKPVIASEDVLKQFSDAADRYNHAARLQEGMAWRLAGHCRQLRIPRGLWVDLGSGTGRLADALEVTHPGQSVLRVDGSAAMLQQQKPSATTLQWDLSRGLPPWPKQPQLLSSSFALHWLPNPVQSLRMWIQSLQPGSWLVLAVPIEGSFPQWHAAAVAAGELCSALSLPVGDELTAAIPPGMVQRQQLLQFSQTADSPASLLKPMIEIGAGSTTANRLPPGAWRRIFKAWPQASITNRFALSWRIQLLILSR from the coding sequence ATGGATCGAAAGCCTGTGATCGCCTCAGAAGACGTCCTGAAGCAATTCAGCGACGCTGCCGATCGGTACAACCATGCAGCACGCCTGCAAGAGGGCATGGCCTGGAGACTCGCTGGCCATTGCCGCCAGCTACGGATTCCCAGGGGATTGTGGGTGGATCTGGGAAGTGGAACGGGACGACTGGCCGATGCCTTGGAGGTCACCCACCCAGGGCAGTCCGTTCTGCGCGTGGATGGCAGCGCAGCAATGCTGCAACAACAAAAGCCCAGCGCCACAACGTTGCAGTGGGACCTCAGCCGAGGGTTGCCGCCCTGGCCCAAACAGCCTCAATTGCTGAGCTCCAGCTTTGCCCTGCACTGGTTGCCAAATCCCGTTCAATCGCTGCGAATGTGGATTCAGTCGTTGCAACCGGGCAGCTGGCTCGTGCTCGCGGTGCCCATCGAAGGCAGCTTTCCCCAGTGGCACGCCGCCGCCGTTGCCGCAGGCGAACTCTGCAGTGCGTTGTCATTACCGGTGGGTGACGAATTGACGGCCGCCATTCCACCGGGGATGGTCCAACGGCAACAACTGCTCCAATTCAGCCAAACCGCAGATTCACCAGCTTCATTACTCAAACCAATGATCGAAATCGGTGCTGGATCAACTACCGCAAACCGACTTCCACCGGGGGCTTGGCGTCGAATTTTCAAGGCATGGCCACAGGCCAGCATCACCAACCGGTTTGCATTGTCCTGGAGAATTCAGCTTCTGATCTTGAGCCGATGA
- a CDS encoding alpha/beta hydrolase, whose protein sequence is MTQILAVHGWAGHAEQWTYWRRLMEQRQWPMQVMERGYGNNTPTRPSWTDKAGPRVVIAHSLGLHFLPEPLLQEATALVLLGCFTTFVPEGRNGRSTQAGLKGMRAALGSEGEEAMLKRFFQRSNQPLSLSACPPSPLLKGISSEGRQRLHDDLILLETCRNFPLGWPSKARVLVIQGGQDAVVHPNSHQQLLDQLGSQVERIHRGPDWGHALITTEVLAVVERWIESL, encoded by the coding sequence ATGACACAGATCCTCGCGGTGCATGGATGGGCCGGACACGCCGAACAATGGACCTATTGGCGGCGCTTGATGGAGCAACGGCAGTGGCCCATGCAGGTGATGGAACGGGGCTACGGGAACAACACACCAACACGGCCGAGTTGGACCGATAAGGCCGGTCCGCGCGTTGTGATTGCGCATTCCCTCGGGCTGCATTTCCTGCCAGAACCACTCCTTCAAGAAGCAACAGCCTTGGTTTTACTGGGGTGCTTTACGACTTTCGTGCCCGAAGGACGCAACGGTCGTTCAACACAAGCTGGCCTAAAGGGGATGCGGGCAGCCCTTGGATCAGAGGGTGAAGAAGCCATGTTGAAGCGTTTCTTTCAACGGTCTAATCAGCCCCTCTCCCTGAGCGCCTGTCCTCCTTCACCACTGCTCAAGGGCATCTCTTCAGAGGGACGGCAACGCCTCCATGACGACCTGATCTTGCTGGAAACATGTCGGAACTTCCCTCTCGGATGGCCCTCCAAAGCCCGTGTTCTGGTTATTCAGGGAGGGCAAGATGCAGTCGTGCACCCCAACAGCCACCAGCAGCTCCTCGATCAACTCGGCAGCCAAGTGGAGCGGATCCACCGCGGTCCCGATTGGGGACATGCCTTGATCACCACTGAGGTTTTGGCGGTTGTGGAGCGATGGATCGAAAGCCTGTGA
- a CDS encoding aminotransferase class I/II-fold pyridoxal phosphate-dependent enzyme has translation MTSEPISSVESSRRRSLRSWRPGDQPWELKGSSTGRKSLRDLASNDYLGLARHPAVIEAAALALDVDGVGAGGSRLVTGTRPRHTHLEEELGEWLGRDQVLLFPSGFQANLAAVAALAERHTTVLADRLIHYSLLVGVRASGARLQRFAHNDLEDLDRRLHRLDRNNTAPVVISESLFSMEGTSPDLKAMAALCARHGAQLLVDEAHGLGVLGLGGRGLCWGVNDPVHLISGTFGKAFGSGGAFLAGDAAMGERLLQTSGAFRYTTALAPPLVAGAQAALDLIKANPHWGQALIQRSEAWRTALALAGWQRPLGIGPVLPLLLNSDQAALDYQQQLEQHGLLSIAIRPPTVPEGTSRLRLVLRKDLPDDTLELLLGALAAG, from the coding sequence ATGACCAGCGAGCCAATCAGCTCCGTTGAATCAAGCCGACGCCGGTCGTTGCGCAGCTGGCGGCCGGGGGATCAGCCATGGGAACTCAAGGGCAGCAGCACTGGTCGAAAGAGCCTCCGGGATCTGGCTAGCAACGACTATCTCGGCCTCGCGCGTCATCCAGCGGTCATTGAAGCCGCGGCCCTCGCCCTTGATGTCGATGGCGTTGGCGCAGGTGGGTCGCGCTTGGTCACAGGGACGCGGCCACGGCACACCCACTTGGAGGAGGAACTGGGCGAATGGCTCGGAAGAGACCAGGTGTTGCTCTTCCCCAGTGGCTTCCAGGCCAACCTCGCTGCGGTCGCGGCTCTCGCCGAGCGCCACACCACTGTGCTGGCTGATCGGCTGATTCACTATTCCTTGCTCGTGGGCGTCCGCGCCAGCGGTGCACGGCTACAGCGCTTTGCCCATAACGATCTTGAGGATCTCGATCGCCGGCTTCATCGGCTAGATCGAAACAACACGGCGCCCGTGGTGATCAGCGAAAGCCTGTTCAGCATGGAGGGAACCAGTCCGGATTTGAAGGCCATGGCCGCACTATGCGCGCGACATGGGGCTCAGCTGTTAGTGGATGAGGCCCATGGTTTGGGGGTCTTGGGCCTCGGGGGGCGGGGACTCTGTTGGGGGGTCAATGATCCGGTTCATCTCATCAGCGGAACATTCGGAAAAGCCTTCGGAAGCGGCGGTGCGTTTCTGGCGGGAGATGCGGCCATGGGAGAACGGCTCCTGCAAACCAGCGGTGCCTTTCGTTACACCACCGCTTTGGCTCCACCGTTAGTAGCTGGGGCCCAGGCGGCCCTCGATCTCATCAAGGCGAACCCGCACTGGGGACAAGCATTGATCCAACGGTCAGAGGCCTGGCGAACCGCCCTCGCATTGGCTGGGTGGCAGCGTCCGCTTGGAATCGGACCCGTCTTGCCCCTACTGCTGAACAGTGATCAGGCGGCCCTTGATTACCAGCAACAACTCGAGCAGCACGGACTCCTCAGCATCGCGATTCGACCACCAACGGTTCCAGAAGGAACCTCCCGACTGCGCCTAGTGCTGCGCAAAGACCTACCGGATGACACGTTGGAGCTGCTGCTCGGTGCTCTCGCTGCCGGATGA
- a CDS encoding bile acid:sodium symporter family protein, producing the protein MNSERFTLLFPLWTLMGAGLALLYPPLFTWFRGDLITMGLGVIMLGMGLGLTPQDFVRVGQRPRPVVIGVLTQFIVMPSIAALLAFALHLSPPLAVGLILVGCCPGGTASNVVALIGRADVALSVVMTTVSTLVAVVLTPQLTALLASQYVPIDGGLLLIKVLQVVLFPVALGVLLKQGLPRLASRVEPVMAPLAVLAIVMIVASIVGSQANVLQQQGARLFLACVLLHGAGFLLGWLVPLLVGEGVLVQRTISIEVGMQNSGLAVVLARSGGFSSPITALPGAISAVIHCLIGSALAALWRQKSRQQSKA; encoded by the coding sequence ATGAATTCCGAGCGTTTCACCCTTCTGTTTCCTCTTTGGACCTTGATGGGGGCGGGGTTGGCCCTGCTCTACCCGCCACTTTTTACGTGGTTTAGGGGTGATCTGATCACCATGGGCCTTGGGGTGATCATGTTGGGGATGGGGCTTGGACTGACGCCTCAAGATTTTGTACGGGTTGGGCAGCGTCCCCGTCCTGTGGTGATTGGGGTGCTGACGCAGTTCATTGTGATGCCATCGATTGCAGCCCTATTGGCCTTTGCGTTGCACCTCTCGCCGCCCTTGGCGGTGGGCTTGATTTTGGTGGGCTGTTGTCCAGGTGGAACGGCAAGCAATGTTGTGGCATTGATTGGTCGTGCCGATGTGGCTTTATCCGTGGTGATGACCACGGTGAGCACGCTGGTGGCGGTGGTCCTCACACCCCAACTCACAGCGTTGTTGGCCAGTCAGTACGTACCCATTGATGGTGGGTTGTTGCTGATCAAAGTTCTGCAAGTGGTGCTGTTCCCCGTGGCATTGGGTGTTCTGCTCAAGCAGGGGCTGCCGCGGTTAGCGAGTCGAGTGGAGCCAGTGATGGCTCCTTTGGCTGTGCTTGCCATCGTGATGATCGTGGCGAGCATTGTTGGCAGCCAAGCCAACGTGCTGCAACAGCAGGGGGCAAGGTTGTTCTTGGCCTGTGTACTGCTGCATGGCGCTGGGTTTCTGCTGGGTTGGTTGGTGCCCCTTTTGGTAGGTGAAGGGGTTCTCGTTCAACGCACCATCAGCATTGAAGTGGGCATGCAGAATTCGGGCTTGGCAGTGGTGCTAGCCCGTAGCGGTGGATTTTCCAGCCCAATCACTGCGCTTCCCGGGGCTATTTCGGCGGTGATTCATTGCCTAATAGGTAGTGCGTTGGCGGCCCTCTGGCGTCAGAAAAGCCGTCAACAATCCAAGGCCTAA
- a CDS encoding DEAD/DEAH box helicase, with translation MTKAQPEPSTQASDAAASGSGLDPSQCFAFPLDDFQLEAIDALNQGHSVVVSAPTGSGKTLVGEYAIYRALAHGQKVFYTTPLKALSNQKLRDFREQFGDENVGLLTGDLSVNREASIVVMTTEIFRNMLYAEADEHDDPLADVEAVVLDECHYMNDSQRGTVWEESIIHCPPPIQLVALSATVANAGQLTDWIEKVHGPTTLIVSDHRPVPLQFSFCSAKGLHPLLNEAGTGLHPNCKVWRAPKGQKRKGRSNKPPQPEAPPISFVVAQMAQRDMLPAIYFIFSRRNCDKSVRDLGAQCLVTQDEQARIQARFAAYSAANPEAVRDGIHADALMRGIAAHHAGVLPAWKELIEELFQQGLVKVVFATETLAAGINMPARSTVIASLSKRTERGHRPLMGSEFLQMAGRAGRRGLDSQGYVVTVQSRFEGVREAGQLATSPADPLVSQFTPSYGMVLNLLQRHSLEKARELVQRSFGRYLAGLDLVDDEEMLSQLRLQLSQLDGVAGDVPWEDFEDYEKERGRLREERRLLRILQQQAEETLANELTQALQFASNGALVSLKSAQLRGRVTPAVIVEKVNGPGQFPRLLCLTDDNVWILLPCQGVVSLHAELSCLQVDGVVPPMLQRSGEIRHGDQASGQLALAVSHMAKRHDMTTPQYDLAGEVLTQARLVQQLELDLEQHPAHRWGDRKQLKKHRRRMEELEHEIAERQRLLHHRSNRHWDMFLALKDILQQFGCLDDLDPTEVGRTVAALRGDNELWLGLALMSGHLDELDPPNLAAVFEAISTEVNRPDLWSGFPPSGPAEEALQDLSGLRRELLRAQERASVVVPAWWEPELMGLVEAWAKGTSWVDLIANTSLDEGDVVRIMRRTVDLLAQVPYCEAISEQLRSHAKQALKAINRFPVAELEDPRAAVSGGLNPATERAA, from the coding sequence ATGACGAAAGCTCAGCCGGAACCTTCAACTCAGGCGTCCGATGCTGCAGCTTCAGGGTCCGGGCTTGACCCCAGCCAATGCTTTGCATTTCCGCTGGATGACTTTCAGTTAGAAGCCATCGATGCGCTCAACCAAGGGCACTCAGTTGTGGTGAGTGCCCCCACTGGATCGGGCAAAACCTTAGTGGGTGAATACGCCATTTATCGAGCCCTCGCCCATGGCCAGAAAGTTTTTTATACGACTCCCCTTAAGGCACTCTCCAATCAGAAACTTCGTGATTTTCGAGAACAGTTTGGCGACGAGAACGTTGGTCTGTTGACCGGTGATTTGAGTGTGAATCGGGAGGCCTCAATCGTGGTGATGACCACGGAGATCTTTCGGAACATGCTCTATGCCGAGGCTGATGAGCATGACGATCCACTCGCTGATGTGGAAGCTGTGGTGCTTGATGAATGCCACTACATGAATGATTCCCAGCGAGGCACCGTTTGGGAGGAATCAATCATTCATTGCCCGCCTCCCATTCAACTTGTTGCCTTGTCGGCCACCGTGGCCAATGCGGGCCAACTCACCGATTGGATTGAAAAGGTGCATGGGCCCACAACGCTGATCGTCAGCGACCACCGCCCTGTGCCTCTGCAATTCAGCTTTTGTAGTGCCAAAGGATTGCATCCTCTGTTGAATGAGGCCGGCACCGGATTGCACCCCAACTGCAAAGTGTGGCGGGCTCCGAAGGGACAAAAGCGCAAAGGGCGCTCCAACAAGCCACCTCAGCCTGAAGCTCCCCCGATCAGTTTCGTTGTGGCGCAGATGGCGCAACGAGACATGTTGCCGGCGATCTACTTCATTTTTAGCCGCCGTAATTGCGACAAATCGGTTCGGGATTTGGGTGCTCAATGCCTTGTCACCCAAGACGAACAGGCACGCATCCAGGCTCGGTTTGCGGCCTACAGCGCAGCCAACCCAGAGGCTGTGAGGGATGGCATCCATGCCGATGCCCTGATGCGAGGGATTGCCGCACACCATGCGGGCGTGTTGCCCGCTTGGAAGGAGCTCATTGAGGAACTGTTTCAGCAGGGGTTAGTGAAAGTGGTGTTCGCCACAGAAACCCTTGCTGCGGGGATCAACATGCCGGCTCGGAGCACCGTGATTGCCTCGTTGTCGAAGCGAACGGAACGGGGCCATCGTCCGCTAATGGGGAGCGAGTTCCTGCAGATGGCTGGTCGCGCTGGTCGGCGCGGCTTGGATTCGCAGGGGTATGTCGTCACGGTCCAAAGCCGGTTTGAGGGGGTTCGGGAAGCGGGTCAGCTGGCCACCAGTCCGGCTGACCCCTTGGTGAGTCAGTTCACCCCCAGTTACGGAATGGTCCTCAATCTTCTTCAGCGTCACAGCCTTGAGAAGGCCAGGGAGTTGGTGCAACGCAGCTTCGGTCGCTATCTCGCAGGTTTAGACCTGGTTGATGACGAAGAGATGCTCTCCCAGCTGCGGCTTCAGCTCAGCCAGCTGGATGGAGTTGCCGGTGATGTTCCTTGGGAAGATTTTGAGGACTATGAAAAGGAGCGTGGCCGGCTGCGGGAAGAGCGCCGTTTGCTGAGGATTCTCCAGCAACAAGCTGAAGAGACTCTCGCCAACGAGCTCACTCAGGCGTTGCAATTCGCCAGCAACGGCGCCTTGGTGAGTTTGAAGTCAGCCCAGCTTCGCGGACGGGTTACCCCAGCAGTGATTGTTGAAAAGGTGAATGGGCCTGGCCAATTTCCCCGACTGCTCTGTCTCACGGACGACAACGTATGGATTTTGTTGCCCTGTCAGGGCGTCGTCAGTCTTCACGCTGAACTGAGCTGCCTTCAGGTGGATGGGGTGGTTCCTCCGATGTTGCAGCGGTCTGGGGAGATCCGCCATGGGGATCAAGCCAGTGGGCAGCTCGCTTTGGCTGTGTCCCATATGGCGAAACGCCACGACATGACGACCCCGCAATACGACCTGGCGGGTGAGGTACTCACCCAGGCTCGTTTGGTGCAGCAGTTGGAGTTGGACCTCGAGCAGCATCCAGCCCACCGTTGGGGTGACCGCAAGCAACTCAAAAAACACCGTCGTCGCATGGAGGAGCTGGAGCACGAAATCGCTGAGCGGCAGCGGTTGCTTCATCACCGTTCCAATCGTCACTGGGACATGTTTTTGGCGTTGAAGGACATCCTTCAACAATTTGGCTGCCTGGATGATCTCGATCCCACGGAAGTTGGACGCACCGTGGCGGCCTTGCGTGGAGACAACGAGCTATGGCTTGGCCTTGCTCTGATGAGTGGACATTTGGATGAGCTTGATCCGCCCAATCTGGCTGCCGTGTTCGAGGCGATTAGCACCGAGGTGAATCGACCGGATCTTTGGAGTGGCTTCCCCCCCTCTGGCCCCGCGGAAGAGGCGTTGCAGGATTTATCCGGGTTGCGTCGGGAGTTGCTCCGCGCGCAAGAGCGGGCCAGTGTTGTGGTGCCGGCCTGGTGGGAGCCTGAGTTGATGGGCCTTGTCGAGGCCTGGGCGAAGGGAACTTCTTGGGTCGATTTGATCGCTAACACGTCCTTGGATGAAGGAGACGTGGTTCGCATTATGCGGAGAACGGTCGATCTTCTCGCCCAGGTTCCCTACTGCGAAGCGATTAGTGAGCAGTTGCGGAGCCATGCCAAGCAAGCGCTGAAGGCAATCAATCGTTTCCCCGTGGCTGAACTGGAGGATCCTCGCGCTGCAGTGTCTGGAGGACTGAATCCCGCGACGGAGCGGGCGGCCTGA
- a CDS encoding class II fumarate hydratase produces MTRSFRTEHDSLGPVEVSDDALWGAQTERSLRNFAISNEQIPVELIHALALIKQGCAAVNARHGVLSQELADMITSAANAIATGKHDDQFPLKVWQTGSGTQTNMNVNEVISNLISRREGTPLGSHQPVHPNDHVNRSQSTNDVFPAAIHVAATQQLTHSLLPAVQALIDAFDLKAEAWFPIVKIGRTHLQDAVPLRLGDEVSAWRDQLKLCRSWIEDSLTPLAALPLGGTAVGTGLNAPKGFSTDVAKELFSATGLSFHPADNLFAVMAGHDALVHAMGQLRGLAVALLRISNDIRLLGCGPRAGLGELRLPANEPGSSIMPGKINPTQCEAMAMVCTQVIGLDAAVAAAGAGGHLQMNVFKPLIGFNLLQSIRLLSDAINSFRQNLVVGLEPNHQQIQAFVERSLMLVTALTPRIGYEKASAIAQHAHEQGLTLKEAALKLGHISASDFDQLVDPIKMAIPHE; encoded by the coding sequence ATGACCCGATCGTTCCGCACCGAGCACGACAGCCTTGGTCCTGTCGAAGTCAGTGACGACGCCCTCTGGGGTGCTCAAACGGAACGCTCTCTTCGCAATTTTGCGATCAGCAATGAGCAGATTCCCGTTGAACTGATCCATGCGTTGGCCTTAATCAAACAAGGCTGTGCAGCCGTCAACGCGCGTCATGGCGTGCTCAGCCAAGAGCTCGCCGACATGATCACCTCCGCAGCCAACGCCATTGCAACGGGAAAGCATGACGATCAATTCCCCCTCAAGGTCTGGCAGACGGGGAGTGGCACCCAAACGAACATGAATGTGAATGAGGTGATCAGCAACCTGATTTCCCGTCGCGAAGGGACGCCCCTCGGTAGCCATCAGCCGGTTCATCCCAATGATCATGTGAATCGCTCACAATCCACCAACGACGTCTTTCCTGCCGCGATCCACGTAGCAGCGACACAGCAGCTCACCCATTCACTGCTTCCTGCTGTTCAAGCTCTGATTGACGCGTTTGATCTCAAGGCCGAGGCTTGGTTTCCGATTGTCAAAATTGGCCGGACCCACCTTCAAGATGCAGTGCCCCTTCGCCTTGGAGATGAAGTTTCGGCCTGGCGCGATCAGCTCAAGCTTTGCCGGTCGTGGATTGAAGACAGTCTCACCCCCTTGGCAGCGTTGCCCTTAGGGGGAACTGCGGTGGGTACAGGATTGAATGCCCCCAAAGGCTTCAGTACGGATGTGGCGAAGGAGCTGTTTAGCGCCACCGGTTTGTCGTTCCACCCCGCTGACAATTTGTTCGCTGTGATGGCAGGTCACGATGCCCTGGTTCATGCGATGGGGCAGCTGCGTGGATTAGCCGTGGCCTTGCTACGCATCTCCAATGACATTCGACTGCTGGGCTGCGGACCACGGGCAGGACTCGGGGAATTGCGACTACCTGCCAACGAACCAGGAAGTTCGATCATGCCGGGAAAAATCAACCCCACACAATGCGAGGCCATGGCCATGGTGTGCACCCAAGTGATTGGATTGGATGCGGCGGTGGCTGCAGCAGGTGCTGGGGGTCATCTGCAGATGAATGTGTTCAAGCCGCTGATCGGGTTCAACCTCCTCCAATCCATTCGCCTGCTCAGCGATGCAATCAACAGCTTTCGCCAAAACTTGGTGGTTGGTCTTGAGCCCAACCACCAGCAAATCCAAGCGTTTGTGGAGCGATCGCTCATGCTCGTGACAGCGTTAACGCCTCGTATTGGATACGAAAAAGCCAGCGCCATCGCACAACATGCCCACGAGCAAGGGCTGACGTTGAAAGAGGCAGCCCTAAAGCTGGGGCACATCAGCGCCTCTGACTTCGATCAATTAGTGGACCCGATCAAGATGGCAATCCCTCACGAATAA
- a CDS encoding DUF1997 domain-containing protein, with product MKVHRSHRLDLDLPGGTAAQLEAYLSDPTRPLKALLNRKKIKQAEDGRFYYISRPYSLLMFRIQPEVIFRSCWTDARLQIEFEDCTIRGLGNLDSLVMFCCRATIFPRDMGLVAEADLSLEMKSESATVWIPRGVLQAMGEKALQLIVERLEKRCRTGLLRGAKGWILECT from the coding sequence TTGAAGGTTCACCGCTCCCATCGCCTTGATCTAGATCTTCCTGGAGGAACGGCGGCTCAACTTGAGGCTTATCTTTCAGATCCAACTCGACCACTCAAAGCACTGCTCAATCGCAAGAAAATCAAACAGGCTGAAGATGGACGTTTTTATTATATATCTAGGCCCTATTCATTATTAATGTTCCGCATTCAGCCGGAAGTAATCTTTCGTTCATGTTGGACTGATGCCCGTCTGCAGATTGAATTTGAAGATTGCACAATACGTGGACTTGGAAATCTCGATTCGTTGGTGATGTTTTGTTGTCGAGCCACTATTTTTCCTAGGGATATGGGGCTTGTGGCCGAGGCTGATTTGAGCCTGGAGATGAAATCAGAATCCGCAACAGTTTGGATCCCAAGAGGGGTGCTTCAAGCGATGGGTGAGAAAGCATTGCAATTAATTGTTGAACGTCTTGAAAAACGCTGTCGGACGGGCTTGTTGAGGGGAGCAAAGGGATGGATTTTGGAATGCACTTAA
- a CDS encoding ABC transporter permease yields the protein MNLIKRIIYGLRRQWIVINSVAVYDRNRQAAGSSLGAWENLIGPAQMMAFFILMRVGFSFLRGNNRFAAGGSTDMYFNIVVFMSTGFCIAFLFRNVAIKSLSGLKLRAPLYYSRIKPLDILLALSLNDMRALATLSLAILGLVYYFTWSFQLDSPGLAISVYLLTVMMALGFGLSVVFLGKLNKWILKIIKRLIQRVIIFTSGIFFATFEIPAHIRPFVTWNPILHGVELFRYSINNEYPIPDISLSYLMLCSILMLSFSLILYRTNESLLLESNDD from the coding sequence ATGAATTTAATTAAAAGAATAATTTATGGGCTGCGCCGACAATGGATTGTGATCAATTCAGTTGCGGTATATGATCGCAATCGGCAGGCTGCTGGAAGCTCCTTGGGGGCCTGGGAAAATTTAATTGGGCCAGCACAGATGATGGCCTTTTTTATATTAATGCGCGTAGGCTTTAGTTTTTTGAGAGGAAATAATAGATTTGCTGCTGGTGGTTCAACTGATATGTATTTCAATATTGTTGTCTTTATGTCGACGGGCTTTTGCATTGCATTTTTATTTAGAAATGTCGCAATTAAGTCTCTTTCCGGCCTGAAATTAAGAGCGCCTCTGTACTACTCGAGAATTAAGCCTTTGGATATTTTATTGGCTCTTTCATTGAATGATATGCGTGCCTTGGCAACGTTATCTTTAGCAATTCTTGGACTTGTCTATTACTTCACTTGGAGCTTTCAGCTTGATAGTCCTGGTTTGGCGATCAGTGTATATCTCCTGACGGTAATGATGGCATTGGGATTTGGATTGTCTGTTGTTTTTCTCGGCAAACTCAACAAGTGGATATTGAAAATTATCAAGAGATTGATCCAGCGAGTTATTATTTTTACCTCTGGAATTTTCTTTGCAACATTTGAGATCCCAGCTCATATTCGACCTTTTGTTACTTGGAATCCAATCCTTCATGGAGTAGAGCTTTTTCGCTATTCGATCAATAACGAATATCCCATTCCCGATATTTCGTTGTCATATCTCATGCTCTGTTCTATACTCATGTTGAGCTTCTCATTAATCCTTTACAGGACCAATGAGTCTCTGCTTTTGGAATCTAACGATGACTGA